Proteins from one Gasterosteus aculeatus chromosome 11, fGasAcu3.hap1.1, whole genome shotgun sequence genomic window:
- the dock6 gene encoding dedicator of cytokinesis protein 7 isoform X5 — MTSTASERRAFAHKINRTVAAEVRKQVSRDYGSPLLTKKRGGAHQPLPLTEVVEPVDFEEYVSSHAPGVEPGPLRQLTEFPHDDLELLQLDKECTTLEPPLPEENDALDPRVRDALAVYTEDWLVIQRKYLPYSTTYTPHNSERQRERQRGLVKQTFELDEAAAAERQDDQDDAKRRSVSLDETPRGSWASSIFDLKNSSPDALLPSVLERAAAEEMDRRNTEARLQGRHSALLGLYPPPDEDEAVERCSVPEVPKEHCGQRIMVKCLSLKFEIEIEPIFGTLALYDVKEKKKISENFYFDLNSDQMKGLLKPHTPHIAISTLARSAIFSITYPSADIFLVIKLEKVLQQGDIGECCEPYMVMKESDSSKHKEKLEKLRLQAEQSCGRLGQFRMPFAWTAIHLLNIVSSVGGLDRSDPDSDSERKGHGTWNERKKKGFERMSVGDELCNFATFRPATLTVTNFFKQEGDRLSDEDLYKYLADMRRPSSVLRRLRPVTAQLKIDISPAPDSPHYCLSPELLHVKPYPDLRVRPTKDVLEFPARHVYTPHTTYRNLLYVYPQSLNFSSRQGSVRNIAVKVQFMAGEDPGQALSVIFGKSSCSEFIRDAYTPIIYHNKSPEFYEEIKMKIPANLTDNHHLLFTFFHISCQTKQNTPLETPVGYTWIPLMQHGRLRTGSFSLPVSVEKPPPSYSVLTPDVQLPGMKWVDNHKGVFNVEVTAASSVHTQDPHLDKFFTLVYVLEEYSFPFRLKDVIISEANMEGELKASMAALRGALLDTCVRFLHQLLNKLIQLIIYPPVIAGQIVNLGRAAFEAMALLVNQIHKNLEGNQDQHGRNNLLASYVHYCFRLPTAEPTVPPAAGAQSYDMPMQYATLSRTTVRPSSLQLARSKSISNSNPDLASTPVSPDEEVQRIIAGKGIDRSHSWVNSAYAPGGSRSVLRRNPNSSCELKQLLHEELALQWVVSTSSVREAALQQAWFFFQLLTKSMTHHLFLTSKLDVPRRQRFPDRFVDDVAALVCAISADISTRYHKDVELVERLNSSLAFFLNDLLSLMDRGFVFNLIRSYYKQIGNKLHTAQNPSALIALRVDFTRIVCSHEHYVALNLPCSTLSPPASPSPSTSSTTSQSSAFSSMVQDQGVATMFDLSVPFRQQHFLSGLLLTELALILDPDGEWVFFLHKKAISAVHSLLCSHDADLRYTDPQVRAHIAQLYLPLIPIVMDTFPQLHDFSDPSPARCRHASAHADDTDPDSGNTISQSVAMAIAGSPLPHVKANPFALPTAAGRQSNSLSAECSRTLLVSFLWVLKNADAVLLERWVSDLSVLQINRLLDLLHLCVSCFEYKGRKSLERINSLTFKKSQDMKARLEEAILGTIGARQEMVRRCRERSPYGSQENVRWRKNVTHWRQNTDRVDKTKAEVEQESVVDGNLATEASLIVLDTLEIVVKTVVASELKESVLGGVLRVLLHSMAGNQSALFLQHCFTTQRALVFKFPEMLFEEDTELCADLCLRLLRHCSSSVGSVRSHASASLYLLMRQNFEIGNNFARVKMQVTMSLSSLVGTSQNFNEEHLRHSLKTILTYAEEDLELRDTPFPEQVQDLVFNLHMILTDTVKMKEHQQDPEMLIDLMYRIAKGYQNSPDLRLTWLQNMAGKHSERGNHAEAAHCLVHSAALVAEYLNMLEDCRYLPIGCVTFQNISSNVLEESAVSDDVLSPEEEGICAGKYFSESGLVGLLEQAAASFNMAAMYEAINEVYKILLPIHEANRDFKKLATVHGKLQDAFNKVYNQVSSCVCA; from the exons ATGACATCCACCGCGAGCGAGAGGAGGGCGTTCGCTCATAAAATCAACCG GACGGTAGCTGCAGAGGTCCGAAAACAAGTGTCCAGAGACTACGGCTCTCCCCTGCTGACCAAGAAACGAGGAGGCGCACACCAGCCT ctgcccCTGACGGAGGTGGTGGAGCCGGTGGACTTTGAGGAGTATGTGAGCAGTCACGCTCCCGGGGTGGAGCCCGGTCCGCTCAGACAGCTAACGGAGTTCCCCCACGACGACCtggagctcctccagctggacAAAGAGTGCACGACACTGGAGCCTCCGCTGCCCGAGGAGAACGA cGCCCTGGATCCCAGGGTGAGAGACGCCCTGGCAGTCTACACAGAAGACTGGCTCGTCATTCAAAGGAA ATATCTGCCCTACAGCACCACGTACACCCCTCACAACTCTGAGCGCCAGAGGGAGAGGCAGCGCGGGCTGGTCAAACAGACCTTTGAGCTggatgaggctgctgctgctgagcgcCAGGACGACCAG GATGACGCAAAGCGCCGGTCGGTCAGCCTCGACGAGACCCCCCGGGGGAGCTGGGCCTCCAGTATCTTTGACCTGAAGAATTCCTCCCCGGACGCTCTCCTGCCGTCCGTGCTGGAACGTGCGGCCGCAGAGGAGATGGACCGGCGTAATACCGAGGCACGCCTGCAGGGGCGCCACAGCGCCCTGCTGGGCCTGTACCCGCCCCCCGATGAG GATGAAGCAGTAGAGCGATGCTCTGTCCCTGAAGTGCCCAAGGAGCACTGTGGCCAGAGAATCATGGTCAAGTGTCTGTCACTGAA GTTTGAAATAGAAATTGAGCCGATATTTGGAACACTTGCCCTGTATGATgtcaaggagaagaaaaag ATCTCTGAGAATTTCTACTTCGACCTGAACTCGGATCAGATGAAAGGGCTGCTCAAACCCCACACACCTCACATAGCCATTTCCACACTGGCGCGGTCAGCCATTTTCTCCATCACTTACCCTTCTGCTGATATCTTCTTGGTCATCAAG CTTGAGAAAGTCCTTCAACAAGGAGACATTGGAGAGTGTTGTGAACCCTACATGGTCATGAAAGAGTCCGATTCGTCCAAG CACAAGGAGAAGCTGGAGAAGCTGCGTCTGCAGGCGGAGCAGTCGTGCGGCCGTCTCGGCCAATTTCGAATGCCTTTTGCCTGGACGGCCATTCACCTGCTGAACATCGTCAGCAGCGTGGGCGGTCTGGATCGGTCGGACCCCGACTCTGACTCTG AGCGGAAAGGTCACGGGACGTGgaatgagaggaagaagaagggctTTGAGCGGATGAGTGTTGGAGATGAGCTGTGCAACTTTGCCACTTTCCGTCCAGCAACACTGACCGTCACCAACTTCTTTAAACAG GAGGGGGACAGGCTGAGTGACGAGGACCTCTACAAGTACCTGGCAGATATGCGCCGACCGTCCTCCGTTCTGCGCCGACTGAGGCCCGTCACAG CCCAGTTAAAGATTGACATCTCTCCGGCTCCGGACTCGCCTCATTACTGTCTGTCACCTGAGCTGCTTCACGTGAAGCCGTACCCCGACCTGCGTGTTCGCCCGACAAAGGACGTGCTGGAGTTCCCTGCTCGCCACGTGTACACGCCCCATACCACCTACAG AAACTTGCTGTATGTTTACCCACAAAGTCTGAACTTCAGCAGTCGTCAGGGCTCAGTGAGGAACATTGCTGTGAAGGTCCAGTTCATGGCGGGCGAGGACCCCGGGCAAGCTCTGTCG GTCATCTTTGGGAAGTCGAGTTGTTCCGAGTTCATTCGAGACGCGTACACCCCCATCATCTACCACAACAA GTCTCCTGAGTTCTATGAGGAGATTAAAATGAAGATTCCTGCCAACCTGACAGACAACCACCATCTGCTGTTCACCTTCTTCCACATCAGCTGCCAGACCAAACAGAACACTCCTCTGGAGACGCCTGTGGGCTACACG TGGATCCCTCTGATGCAGCACGGCCGACTCCGCACCGGCTCCTTCAGTTTGCCCGTCTCGGTGGAAAAGCCCCCGCCCAGCTACTCCGTGCTCACCCCCGAC GTTCAGCTCCCGGGCATGAAGTGGGTGGATAATCACAAAGGCGTGTTTAACGTCGAGGTGACGGCGGCCTCCTCGGTTCATACTCAG GACCCCCACCTGGATAAGTTCTTCACTCTAGTGTACGTTCTGGAGGAGTACTCCTTCCCCTTCCGCCTGAAGGACGTCATCATCAGCGAGGCGAACATGGAGGGGGAGCTGAAGGCCAGCATGGCTGCGTTGAGAGGAGCTCTGCTGGATACCTGTGTCAGGTTCCTGCACCAGCTGCTCAACAAGCTCATTCAGCTCATCATCTACCCACCGGTCATCGCCGGGCAGATCG TGAACCTGGGCCGGGCTGCATTCGAAGCTATGGCCTTATTGGTCAACCAGATCCACAAGAACCTGGAGGGCAACCAGGACCAACACGGCCGCAACAACCTGCTGGCGTCCTACGTCCACTACTGCTTCCGCCTGCCGACCGCCGAGCCGACGGTGCCCCCAGCAG CCGGCGCGCAGTCCTACGACATGCCGATGCAATACGCCACCTTGTCGAGGACAACCGTCCGGCCGAGCAGCCTCCAGCTGGCCCGCTCCAAGAGTATCAGCAACTCCAACCCGGACCTGGCCAGCACCCCGGTTTCTCCCGACGAGGAGGTGCAGAGGATCATCGCCGGCAAG GGTATTGACCGTTCCCACTCCTGGGTAAACTCTGCTTATGCCCCCGGGGGCTCCAGATCTGTGCTACGCCGAAACCCAAACTCCAGCTGTGAGCTCAAGCAG CTGCTGCACGAGGAGCTGGCGTTGCAGTGGGTGGTCAGCACCAGCTCGGTGAGGGAGGCGGCGCTGCAGCAAGCCTGGTTTTTCTTCCAGCTCTTG ACAAAGAGCATGACCCATCACTTATTCCTGACCTCCAAATTGGACGTTCCCCGGCGTCAGCGTTTCCCGGACCGCTTTGTGGACGATGTCGCTGCACTTGTGTGTGCCATCAGTGCAGACATCTCCACTCGATACCACAAG GATGTGGAGCTTGTGGAGAGGCTGAATAGCAGTCTGGCCTTCTTCCTGAACGACCTGCTGTCTCTCATGGACCGGGGCTTTGTGTTCAACCTCATCCGCTCCTACTACAAACAG ATTGGCAACAAGCTTCACACGGCGCAGAACCCCAGCGCTCTGATCGCCCTGAGAGTGGACTTCACTCGCATCGTCTGCAGCCACGAGCACTACGTCGCCCTCAACCTGCCGTGCTCCACCCTCAGCCCTCCGgcctccccctcaccctccacctcctccaccacctcacaG AGTTCTGCCTTTTCCAGTATGGTGCAAGACCAGGGAGTGGCCACCATGTTTGATCTCTCCGTCCCTTTCCGCCAGCAGCACTTCCTGTCCGGGCTGCTGCTTACTGAGCTCGCGCTCATCCTCGACCCCGATGGAGAATG GGTTTTCTTCCTTCATAAAAAGGCCATCAGTGCTGTCCACTCCCTGCTGTGCAGCCACGATGCAGACCTTCGTTACACTGACCCTCAGGTCAGAGCCCACATCGCTCAGCTCTACCTGCCTCTCATCCCCATCGTCATGGACACGTTTCCTCAGCTCCACGACTTCTCTG ACCCCTCTCCTGCTCGGTGCCGCCACGCTTCAGCCCACGCCGACGATACCGACCCAGACAGCGGCAACACTATCAGTCagtctgttgccatggcgattgCCGGCTCCCCGTTGCCGCATGTCAAAGCCAACCCGTTTGCGCTGCCCACAGCG GCCGGGCGCCAGTCCAACTCTCTGTCTGCCGAGTGCAGCAGGACTCTGCTGGTGAGCTTCCTGTGGGTTCTGAAGAATGCAGATGCTGTTCTCCTGGAGCGCTGGGTGTCCGATTTATCCGTCCTGCAGATCAACCGCCTGCTGGATCTGCTGCATCTCTGTGTGTCCTGCTTTGAATACAAG GGGAGGAAGTCTCTGGAGAGGATCAACAGCCTGACGTTTAAAAAGTCTCAGGACATGAAGGCCCGACTGGAAGAGGCCATACTGGGAACCATCGGGGCTCGTCAGGAGATGGTCCGCCGCTGCAGGG AAAGGAGTCCCTACGGAAGCCAAGAGAATGTCAGGTGGAGGAAGAATGTCACTCACTGGAGACAAAACACAGACCGAGTCGACAA GACTAAAGCTGAAGTGGAGCAGGAGTCTGTGGTGGATGGCAACTTGGCCACTGAGGCCTCTCTGATCGTACTGGACACACTGGAGATTGTAGTCAAG ACTGTGGTGGCTTCAGAGCTAAAGGAAAGTGTTCTGGGTGGAGTGTTGAGAGTTCTCCTCCACAGCATGGCGGGCAACCAGAGCGCCCTCTTCCTGCAGCACTGCTTCACTACACAGAGAGCTCTGGTCTTCAAG TTCCCAGAGATGCTGTTTGAAGAGGACACGGAGCTTTGTGCCGACCTGTGCCTGCGGCTCCTGCGTCACTGCAGCAGTAGCGTCGGCTCCGTCAGAAGTCACGCCTCCGCTTCTCTTTACCTGCTCATGAGGCAGAACTTTGAGATTGGAAAT AACTTTGCTCGAGTGAAGATGCAGGTCACAATGTCCCTCTCCTCACTGGTGGGAACGTCGCAAAACTTTAACGAGGAGCATCTTCGACACTCGCTCAAGACAATCCTGACGTACGCTGAAGAGGACCTGGAGTTGCGCGACACGCCCTTCCCAGAGCAG GTCCAGGATTTGGTGTTCAACCTGCACATGATTCTTACTGACACGGTCAAGATGAAAGAGCATCAACAGGATCCAGAGATGCTCATTGACCTGATGTACAG GATTGCAAAGGGCTACCAGAACTCGCCTGACCTGCGTCTGACGTGGCTCCAGAATATGGCAGGAAAACACTCGGAGAGAGGGAACCACGCCGAAGCGGCCCACTGTCTGGTCCACAGCGCAGCGCTGGTGGCTGAATACCTCAACATGCTGGAGGACTGCCGCTACCTGCCAATTGGTTGTGTGACGTTTCAG AATATTTCGTCCAACGTATTGGAAGAGTCCGCCGTATCCGATGACGTGCtctctccagaggaggaggggatttGTGCTGGGAAGTACTTCAGTGAGTCCGGTCTGGTGGGTCTCCTGGAGCAAGCGGCTGCCTCTTTTAACATG GCCGCCATGTACGAGGCCATAAACGAAGTGTACAAGATTCTGCTGCCCATCCATGAAGCCAACAGGGACTTCAAAAAGCTCGCCACTGTGCACGGCAAGCTGCAGGACGCCTTCAACAAAGTCTACAACCAGgtgagttcatgcgtttgtgccTGA